The proteins below come from a single Portunus trituberculatus isolate SZX2019 chromosome 2, ASM1759143v1, whole genome shotgun sequence genomic window:
- the LOC123501141 gene encoding uncharacterized protein LOC123501141, giving the protein MIPIGYSLVKSSQKEFFKRKLQKATTTSDKVLKASLAVSLLTPKAKEPFSIAEELILPAVGMMAEIMLNQKTADQLKTPPLSHQTVSRRGSEINADIQDQVVNKLKASQSFSLQVEESTDISGQAQLVSFVRYIDEDDIKEHRILVPKTMSSQLHEILNDAVKAINFIKSRPLNTCLFHRLCESMGSEHTELLHRCALAVSWEDTRQIETLIEVCADRGLKLLFERSNVTCFWSSVKKEQPDLGKIAFEKLLPFGSTYLCEASLSAISVIKSKHRNKLNVNLKQSLIIAVDSIQPSSDNTIRPWYVKYYKYNILLVLCPCEGFIRLVFLWSPEGHSPQLEENKIHKYLRLESIHNDLLGEDKQQYNQITQVERALTRITAQPLKSREQLECE; this is encoded by the exons atgATTCCAATTGGATACAGTTTAGTGAAGTCGTCACAAAAAG AATTCTTCAAAAGAAAGCTTCAGAAAGCCACCACAACTTCAGACAAGGTTCTGAAAGCATCTTTAGCTGTATCTCTATTAACTCCTAAAGCCAAAGAGCCATTCAGTATTGCTGAAGAACTTATTTTGCCAGCTGTAGGTATGATGGCTGAAATAATGCTGAATCAAAAGACAGCTGACCAACTAAAAACACCTCCTTTATCACACCAAACTGTCTCTCGCAGGGGAAGTGAAATAAATGCTGATATTCAGGATCAAGTTGTGAATAAACTGAAGGCAAGCCAGTCATTTTCTCTCCAAGTTGAAGAATCAACTGACATCAGTGGGCAAGCTCAACTTGTCTCATTTGTGagatatattgatgaagatgaTATCAAGGAACAC AGAATTTTAGTACCAAAGACAATGAGTTCACAATTGCACGAGATTCTGAATGACGCCGTCAAAGCAATCAACTTTATAAAGTCAAGGCCACTTAATACTTGTCTGTTTCACAGATTGTGTGAAAGCATGGGGTCAGAGCACACAGAACTATTACACAGATGTGCACTGGCTGTCTCGTGGGAGGATACTCGCCAGATT GAAACACTGATAGAAGTGTGTGCGGACCGTGGCCTAAAACTGTTATTTGAGAGATCAAATGTCACTTGCTTCTGGAGCTCTGTGAAGAAGGAGCAGCCAGACTTAGGAAAAATTGCCTTCGAAAAACTTCTTCCCTTTGGATCTACTTACCTTTGTGAGGCGTCTTTATCCGCAATAAGTGTTATCAAatcaaaacacagaaacaagTTGAATGTCAACCTGAAACAAAGCCTGATCATTGCAGTAGACTCAATACAGCCAAGCT CTGATAATACCATCAGACCATGGTATGTCAAGTACTACAAATACAACATACTCCTTGTCTTGTGCCCCTGTGAAGGTTTTATTAGGTTAGTATTCCTGTGGAGTCCAGAGGGCCACAGCCCCCAACTAG aagaaaataagattcaTAAGTACTTACGACTTGAAAGCATCCATAATGATCTTCTGGGAGAAGATAAACAGCAGTACAATCAGATTACTCAAGTTGAACGAGCTCTCACGAGAATAACAGCACAACCCTTGAAGTCAAGAGAGCAACTGGAGTGTGAGTGA
- the LOC123501149 gene encoding uncharacterized protein LOC123501149, translated as MPEDPEDVKASPSTPTPFDARLIPEFDGTMDVVEWVTRAEMLCELWGAASQSVLPLRLTGGAFAVWSQLPQASRCSPEAVRDALYAAFALDQYAAYEAFATRRLRPGESADVYLAELRRLSTLFGGVPERVLACAFVTGLPDDTRRTVRAGCRAEDLDLVSVLARARAVLSDECSCWCGCWSCSGTGSWSTNNGQRAASRATSSIETIVHASCCMRWQPRITSVTTISGDTFRCTGVGEVSVETPAGLCARLEGLVVSQPPLGADVVLGIAGIEALGGVTRWLCGTAAPAPLVVDAPDFSVQFNTVSRTWIVTWKWTNGAAPDCLGNTVEQYNVPLSMRQAFCQELESWITSGWLVPHDEQQHGVPRGLLPLMAVRQNKGGKVRPVLDYRELNDCVTAFTADSDVCSDQLRKWRRHGENVSVLDLRKAYLQVRVDQQLWPFQTVMVRGRRYCLTRLGFGLNIAPQVMKAVVKTILAQDSKIEQAVLPYVDDLLVNEDLVSAEQVAAHFASYGLECKQPVRVADGARLLGLRVRPVNGELQWTRDNAVAVPPKQVTRRAVFAWCGRLIAHLPVGGWLRPAVAWIKRQVNASTRGWDDVTGDDALCEQMEYVSSRLSKEDPCCGQWCVHGDQAVVWTDASSITAGVVVETPQGAAIEDACWIRRDESSHINMAELDAAVRGVNLAIAWGMQTIDLRTDSATVYRWIDDALSGRARLRTKAHGEMLIRRRVDVIRQLVTELELVMSVTLVRSLENRADALTQVPGEWVRGDKDGSAVSVAAVAAASAASSRDSSVASVADVHIRAGHPGARRTLFFARRDISRAVTRAEARATVRQCEMLPTTSVTPTCPLSTAGRLGSLCGGTRRPDADTVVSHLEQVFCERGAPVELLCDNDTVFRGRRFAAFAARWGVSLRFRGAYAPSGNGIVERNHRTVKVIAARKGCSVAEAVHLYNVTPWDGETVASAPVSGIYRYQVRDCVRQDQVQRAVHTSPDVARKNYTVDDAVWVRRRGERCTSASQPGVVTRVTSPQVVEVDGVPRHVRDLRHRSSLSVNEAGTPDELGVEDEPPLYVDAQSQLLQPQVAEPHLRHHEAVLRRSTRERHPPQRYCCDPGDQGGV; from the exons ATGCCCGAAGACCCGGAAGACGTGAAGGCGAGCCCGTCTACACCAACGCCATTTGACGCTAGACTCATCCCGGAGTTCGACGGTACAATGGACGTCGTAGAATGGGTGACAAGGGCCGAGATGTTGTGTGAGCTTTGGGGCGCCGCCTCCCAGTCCGTCTTACCGCTGCGCCTGACTGGTGGCGCGTTCGCCGTGTGGTCACAACTCCCTCAAGCCAGCCGCTGTTCTCCAGAAGCCGTGCGTGACGCCTTGTACGCGGCGTTCGCTTTGGACCAGTACGCGGCGTACGAGGCATTCGCTACACGCCGCCTCCGGCCGGGTGAGTCCGCCGACGTCTACCTGGCAGAGCTGCGGAGGTTATCAACTTTGTTTGGGGGAGTCCCGGAGCGTGTCCTCGCCTGTGCCTTCGTGACTGGACTGCCAGATGACACTCGCAGAACAGTTCGCGCTGGATGTAGGGCCGAAGACCTCGACCTGGTTAGTGTGCTGGCCCGGGCTCGTGCTGTACTCTCTGATGAGTGTAGCTGCTGGTGTGGCTGCTGGAGCTGTAGTGGCACAGGCTCGTGGTCAACCAACAACGGCCAGAGAGCAGCTTCACGAGCAACAA GCAGCATCGAGACCATCGTGCACGCTTCGTGTTGCATGCGGTGGCAACCGCGGATCACCAGCGTAACAACCATCAGTGGAGACACGTTCCGGTGTACTGGAGTCGGCGAGGTGTCTGTGGAGACTCCTGCTGGCCTGTGTGCCAGACTCGAAGGACTGGTAGTGAGCCAGCCTCCCCTGGGCGCGGATGTTGTACTTGGCATCGCAGGCATCGAGGCACTTGGTGGAGTCACG CGATGGTTGTGTGGCACCGCTGCCCCTGCGCCATTGGTGGTGGACGCCCCTGACTTCAGCGTGCAGTTCAACACAGTGAGTCGGACGTGGATCGTCACGTGGAAGTGGACGAATGGTGCTGCCCCTGACTGTCTCGGCAACACAGTGGAGCAGTACAACGTGCCCCTTTCCATGCGACAGGCGTTCTGCCAGGAGCTGGAGTCGTGGATTACAAGTGGTTGGCTTGTACCTCACGATGAGCAGCAGCACGGGGTACCTCGGGGGCTTCTACCGCTCATGGCAGTGCGGCAGAACAAAGGCGGTAAGGTGCGGCCCGTACTCGATTACCGTGAGCTAAATGACTGCGTGACTGCCTTCACTGCCGACAGCGACGTATGCTCTGACCAACTAAGGAAGTGGCGCCGGCATGGAGAGAACGTGTCCGTCCTCGACCTACGCAAGGCGTATCTACAGGTGCGTGTAGATCAGCAGTTGTGGCCTTTCCAGACCGTGATGGTGAGAGGTCGGCGGTACTGCTTAACGCGCCTTGGTTTTGGCCTCAACATCGCTCCACAAGTTATGAAAGCAGTTGTCAAGACCATCCTGGCTCAAGACTCTAAGATCGAACAAGCAGTTTTGCCGTACGTAGACGACCTGCTCGTGAATGAAGACCTGGTCAGTGCAGAGCAGGTTGCTGCACACTTCGCGAGTTACGGGCTGGAGTGTAAACAGCCAGTCCGTGTGGCGGACGGGGCACGCTTGCTGGGTCTACGCGTACGTCCGGTGAACGGGGAACTGCAATGGACGCGAGACAACGCAGTTGCCGTGCCACCGAAACAAGTGACCCGCCGTGCAGTGTTTGCGTGGTGCGGGCGACTGATCGCTCATTTGCCGGTGGGCGGCTGGCTGCGACCGGCAGTGGCATGGATAAAACGGCAGGTGAACGCTAGTACCCGGGGCTGGGACGACGTGACGGGGGATGACGCGCTGTGCGAGCAGATGGAGTACGTGTCAAGCAGGCTGTCCAAAGAAGATCCGTGCTGTGGGCAATGGTGCGTGCATGGAGACCAGGCAGTGGTGTGGACCGACGCCAGCTCTATCACTGCCGGTGTTGTTGTGGAAACACCGCAAGGAGCTGCCATCGAGGACGCATGCTGGATTAGAAGAGATGAGAGCTCCCACATTAACATGGCTGAGCTGGACGCAGCAGTTCGTGGCGTCAATCTGGCCATCGCGTGGGGCATGCAAACCATCGATCTGCGAACAGACTCTGCGACTGTCTACCGCTGGATTGACGATGCGCTGAGTGGCCGGGCACGTCTTCGCACCAAGGCTCATGGGGAGATGCTGATTCGCCGTCGGGTAGATGTCATCCGGCAGCTGGTGACGGAACTTGAGCTGGTCATGTCTGTGACGCTCGTACGCTCCTTAGAGAACCGCGCCGACGCCCTCACGCAAGTCCCAGGGGAGTGGGTGCGAGGTGACAAAGACGGATCGGCAGTGAGTGTAGCAgcggtagcagcagcatcagcagctagCAGTCGGGATAGCAGCGTGGCGAGTGTCGCTGACGTTCACATACGTGCTGGCCATCCCGGCGCGCGACGCACACTCTTCTTTGCACGACGTGACATCTCACGAGCAGTGACGCGTGCTGAAGCACGTGCTACTGTGCGGCAGTGTGAG ATGTTACCCACTACCTCGGTAACGCCTACCTGTCCCTTGTCGACTGCGGGCCGTCTCGGTTCGCTGTGTGGCGGCACACGTCGTCCAGATGCGGACACCGTCGTCAGTCACCTGGAACAAGTCTTCTGCGAGCGAGGAGCGCCGGTGGAACTGCTCTGTGACAACGACACTGTCTTCCGAGGCCGGCGATTCGCAGCTTTCGCGGCGCGCTGGGGCGTGTCGCTGCGCTTCAGAGGGGCATACGCACCGTCTGGTAACGGTATCGTGGAAAGGAACCATCGCACGGTGAAGGTGATAGCAGCGAGGAAGGGCTGCTCCGTTGCTGAGGCAGTCCACCTGTACAACGTGACGCCCTGGGACGGGGAAACTGTGGCATCAGCTCCCGTGAGTGGTATTTACCGGTACCAAGTACGAGACTGCGTGCGGCAAGATCAGGTACAGCGTGCCGTTCACACCTCCCCTGATGTTGCAAGGAAGAACTACACGGTTGACGATGCAGTGTGGGTTCGGAGGCGGGGCGAGCGCTGCACCTCAGCATCGCAGCCCGGCGTTGTCACCAGGGTGACCTCGCCGCAGGTGGTAGAGGTTGATGGAGTCCCACGACACGTCAGGGACTTGAGACACCGCAGCAGCCTCTCAGTGAACGAAGCTGGCACTCCAGATGAACTGGGAGTAGAAGATGAACCCCCGCTTTATGTTGACGCGCAAAGCCAGCTGCTGCAGCCGCAGGTGGCTGAACCCCACCTGAGGCACCACGAAGCCGTGCTTCGAAGGAGTACCCGTGAGCGGCACCCTCCGCAGCGATATTGTTGTGATCCTGGAGATCAGGGGggtgtgtaa